The Solibacillus daqui genome has a segment encoding these proteins:
- the rpoN gene encoding RNA polymerase factor sigma-54 translates to MEYSMHQQQALQLKLAITPSLRQSLDILSYTVSDLITHIQQQAEANPLMDVSTARLESYCVEMAKMHNDTNSTQSDLYEKATTLQTMERFLLEQVAGVKTCTATEREVLIFFIRNLNDSGYLMCDIEDAAVQFALTLEEVLDVLKILQSFEPAGIAARSLAECLALQLREEKQVPAYTEEIILQHLDELASRKFTELATIFSCSETEIEQVLQFIQTLNPRPVFEVQTEQPQYIFPDIVLEIVDGVGVLQVNDNFLPEISISSAYDELMKENEEVAQFMKGKISEILLLKKGIEQRHLTLYKVTQEIMSAQPHFLREGKKGLQPLRLKEIAEKTGFHESTISRTINKKYIQTPHGMFLLKQFFIRGLLNEQGINQDIQFIQLQIKKTIDEEDKVNPYSDQRIVQLLADEGIFIARRTVAKYREHLCIPPSSKRRISDMKG, encoded by the coding sequence ATGGAGTATTCGATGCATCAGCAGCAAGCTTTGCAATTGAAGTTAGCGATTACACCTTCGCTTCGACAATCGCTTGATATATTATCGTACACAGTATCAGATTTGATTACACATATTCAACAGCAAGCAGAAGCAAATCCACTGATGGACGTGTCGACTGCTCGTTTAGAATCGTATTGTGTAGAAATGGCGAAAATGCACAATGATACAAATAGTACACAATCCGATTTGTATGAGAAGGCGACAACGCTTCAAACAATGGAGCGTTTTTTATTAGAGCAAGTTGCAGGGGTCAAAACATGTACAGCTACCGAACGAGAGGTATTAATATTCTTTATCCGCAATTTAAATGATTCAGGTTATTTAATGTGTGATATAGAAGATGCAGCGGTGCAATTTGCGCTTACTTTAGAAGAAGTACTAGATGTTTTGAAAATTCTACAAAGCTTTGAGCCAGCTGGAATAGCTGCGAGGTCATTGGCGGAATGTTTGGCGTTACAGCTGCGTGAAGAAAAACAAGTACCGGCCTATACGGAAGAAATTATTTTACAGCATTTAGACGAGCTAGCATCGCGTAAATTTACAGAGCTTGCGACTATTTTTTCCTGTAGTGAAACCGAAATCGAACAGGTTTTACAGTTTATTCAAACGTTAAATCCGCGTCCAGTTTTTGAGGTGCAAACAGAGCAACCACAATATATTTTTCCTGATATCGTATTAGAAATTGTAGATGGTGTAGGTGTGCTACAAGTAAATGACAATTTTTTGCCTGAAATTTCAATTAGTTCAGCTTATGATGAGCTAATGAAGGAAAACGAAGAAGTAGCTCAATTTATGAAAGGGAAAATTTCTGAAATCTTACTCTTAAAAAAGGGAATTGAACAAAGGCATCTTACTTTGTATAAAGTGACTCAAGAAATTATGAGTGCGCAACCACATTTTCTACGGGAAGGGAAAAAGGGATTGCAGCCACTCCGTTTGAAAGAAATTGCTGAAAAAACAGGTTTTCATGAATCAACCATTAGTCGAACGATTAATAAAAAATACATCCAAACGCCTCATGGTATGTTTTTATTAAAGCAATTTTTCATTCGTGGATTATTAAATGAGCAAGGAATTAATCAAGATATTCAATTCATTCAATTGCAAATAAAAAAGACAATTGATGAGGAGGATAAAGTCAATCCGTATTCCGATCAGCGAATAGTTCAGCTTTTAGCTGATGAAGGGATTTTTATTGCGAGAAGAACGGTTGCAAAATATCGTGAGCATTTATGCATTCCGCCCTCTTCCAAAAGACGTATTTCCGATATGAAAGGATGA
- a CDS encoding YitT family protein encodes MQGIKIKNIIGILIGTAIFSFGFVHFNMQNQLGEGGFSGITLILYFTLNWDPALLNLLLNIPMFIIGWRLLGKKTFIYTLIGTFGVSVFLKIFHVYEFKMNLQEDLFLVSLFAGVFVGVGLGIVFRFGGTTGGVDIVARLANKYLGWSIGKTMFGFDFVVIILSWATFLDARSMMYTLVAVYVGGRVIDFVQEGANSAKGTFIISPKSNEIADLISKQMERGVTIFDGHGHFTKEHRDVLYCVVARNELVRLKNIIYGIDPHAFVTIMDVRDVSGEGFTLDDKKQPIH; translated from the coding sequence ATGCAGGGCATCAAAATTAAAAACATCATCGGTATCCTCATTGGAACTGCCATCTTTAGCTTTGGTTTTGTGCATTTTAATATGCAAAACCAACTTGGTGAGGGCGGTTTTAGTGGCATTACACTTATTTTATATTTTACACTAAATTGGGACCCAGCATTACTGAATTTGTTATTAAATATACCGATGTTTATTATTGGCTGGCGCTTACTTGGGAAGAAAACGTTCATTTACACGCTTATCGGCACATTTGGTGTTTCTGTTTTCTTAAAAATATTCCACGTGTATGAATTCAAAATGAACCTACAAGAGGATTTATTCCTCGTTTCCTTATTTGCAGGTGTATTCGTTGGGGTTGGTTTAGGGATTGTATTCCGCTTCGGTGGGACAACGGGTGGAGTTGATATCGTCGCCCGCCTAGCAAATAAATATTTAGGTTGGAGCATTGGTAAAACGATGTTTGGCTTTGATTTTGTCGTTATTATTTTATCATGGGCAACATTTTTGGATGCCCGCTCGATGATGTATACATTAGTTGCTGTTTATGTAGGGGGGCGCGTAATTGATTTCGTTCAAGAAGGAGCCAATTCAGCAAAAGGGACATTCATCATTTCTCCAAAATCAAATGAAATTGCCGATTTAATTTCTAAACAGATGGAACGAGGAGTAACAATATTCGATGGTCATGGTCACTTTACAAAAGAGCACCGAGATGTATTGTATTGTGTCGTTGCACGAAATGAGCTTGTACGTTTAAAAAATATTATTTACGGCATTGACCCTCACGCTTTTGTAACCATTATGGATGTACGAGATGTTTCAGGTGAAGGCTTTACATTAGATGACAAAAAACAACCGATTCATTAA
- the dapB gene encoding 4-hydroxy-tetrahydrodipicolinate reductase — MSIKVAIAGARGKMGTEAVHTVMKHEAMELVAVLDYKEIGTTLAELEQFPTTYEVPVYTDFARLVAETKPDVFVDLTNPHFVYERTKEALLHNIRPVVGTTGFTDEQLQELQDLAKDKKIGCIIAPNFAIGAILMMKFAKEASKYFPDVEIIEMHHDQKLDAPSGTGIKTAQMISEVRNAKQQGHPDEQETHTGARGAEYEGMRIHSVRLPGLVAHQQVLFGGTGELLTIRHDSYNRGSFMGGIAFCVEEVMKRESLIYGLENII; from the coding sequence ATGTCAATTAAAGTAGCAATTGCTGGTGCGCGTGGAAAAATGGGAACCGAGGCCGTACATACTGTAATGAAGCATGAGGCAATGGAGTTAGTAGCGGTACTAGATTATAAAGAAATAGGAACAACATTAGCTGAGTTGGAACAATTCCCGACAACTTATGAAGTCCCAGTTTATACAGATTTTGCACGATTAGTAGCTGAAACGAAGCCGGATGTTTTCGTAGATTTAACAAACCCACATTTTGTGTATGAACGTACGAAGGAAGCATTATTACATAATATACGACCAGTAGTTGGAACGACAGGCTTTACCGACGAACAATTACAAGAGTTGCAAGATTTAGCGAAAGATAAGAAAATTGGTTGTATCATTGCACCGAACTTCGCAATTGGTGCGATATTAATGATGAAATTTGCAAAAGAGGCTTCTAAATACTTCCCAGATGTTGAAATTATCGAAATGCATCATGATCAAAAGTTAGATGCTCCGTCAGGAACAGGCATTAAAACAGCGCAAATGATTAGTGAAGTGCGCAATGCAAAACAACAAGGTCATCCAGATGAACAAGAAACACATACTGGTGCGCGTGGTGCTGAATACGAAGGGATGCGCATTCATTCAGTGCGTCTGCCCGGTTTAGTAGCGCATCAACAAGTATTATTTGGAGGAACAGGTGAATTATTAACGATTCGTCATGACTCATATAATCGTGGTAGCTTTATGGGGGGCATCGCGTTTTGTGTAGAAGAAGTGATGAAACGTGAATCGCTAATTTACGGGCTAGAGAATATTATTTAG
- the mgsA gene encoding methylglyoxal synthase — protein sequence MKIALIAHDRKKDNLIQFAIAYQAILAEHDLYATGTTGTMIEAETGLPITKFRSGPLGGDQQIGAMIANNDMDMVFFFRDPLTAQPHEPDVMALVRLCDLYHIPLATNMGTAEILLKGLKEGFVDWRTLGERRQ from the coding sequence ATGAAGATTGCATTAATTGCACATGATCGTAAAAAAGATAATTTAATTCAATTTGCAATTGCTTACCAAGCGATTTTAGCAGAGCATGACTTATATGCAACAGGTACCACAGGAACAATGATTGAAGCTGAAACAGGTTTACCGATTACCAAATTTCGCTCTGGCCCTCTTGGCGGAGATCAACAAATTGGCGCAATGATTGCTAATAATGATATGGATATGGTATTTTTCTTCCGCGATCCATTAACGGCACAACCTCATGAGCCGGACGTTATGGCATTAGTGCGATTATGTGACCTGTATCATATTCCTTTAGCGACAAATATGGGGACAGCTGAAATCCTATTAAAAGGATTAAAAGAAGGCTTTGTCGATTGGCGCACTTTAGGAGAACGTAGACAATAA